One window of the Granulicella arctica genome contains the following:
- a CDS encoding helix-turn-helix domain-containing protein: MQNDLVQDLQNGGGEQGEPAAILVYGRDDRLLETRRWVLKRAGLKVRTTTEHRCDLQGSSHGPRTLQRRLQDSGSSFQRVLDGARHQMARYYLSNSALELNEAAYLLGFEYPNSFG; the protein is encoded by the coding sequence GTGCAGAATGATCTGGTGCAGGATTTGCAAAACGGGGGAGGAGAACAGGGTGAGCCAGCCGCCATCCTGGTATACGGTCGTGATGATCGCTTACTCGAGACTCGCCGTTGGGTTCTGAAGCGCGCTGGACTGAAGGTCCGTACAACGACGGAGCATCGATGCGATCTCCAAGGCTCTTCACATGGACCGCGGACTTTACAGCGTCGTCTGCAGGATTCAGGATCCAGCTTCCAGCGTGTTCTTGATGGGGCTCGTCACCAGATGGCTCGCTACTATCTCAGCAACTCCGCCCTGGAACTGAATGAAGCCGCATACCTTCTGGGTTTTGAATACCCCAACTCTTTCGGATGA